Genomic window (Alnus glutinosa chromosome 9, dhAlnGlut1.1, whole genome shotgun sequence):
ATTGTACAGTTGGTATCtctacttattattattaatattattatttttatgaaaaatctGTTTCCAAAATATTTCAGTTTCTTTCTCTTCCTACTCCTGTCTTTtgcaagaaaaggaaaatggttAGAACCTGCGAAAGGAAAAGCTCCGCCAACTTAGCTTTTGTGATATTTCATAATTGAGTTCAAATTATGAAATATTAATGATTTGTTATTGTTAGCAAGTATTAGGCTCAAGCACCTCTTCCTTTGGAGGATGCAGAATATTAGATTGATATCTTTTCATTTTCGGTGAGCAAAGTAGTTGGTTCTGAAATTTGTAGAATCTCTTTTTTACAGCCAGCAAAGCCTGACACTGCTTCCGAGACTAAGCGTAGCAAGGTTgaaatatttaaagaacaaaGTAATTACATAAGATACCCTCTTAATGAGGAGTTGTTGACGGATGCCCCAAATGTAAATGATGCTGCCACCCAGATTATCAAGTTCCATGGGAGCTATCAACAGTACAATAGAGATGATCGTGGTCCAAAGAATTACTCATTTATGCTTCGTACTAAGAACCCATGTGGAAAAGTGTCAAATCAACTCTACTTGACCATGGATGATCTTGCAGACCAATTTGGAATAGGAACACTTCGTTTGACTACCAGACAAACATTTCAACTCCATGGAGTTGTGAAGAAGGACCTCAAGACAGTTATGAGTACGATCATTAAAAACATGGGCTCAACTCTTGGTGCTTGTGGCGATCTCAATAGGAATGTTCTTGCTCCTGCTGCTCCACTTACAAGAAAAGATTATCTATTCGCACAGCAAACTGCTGAGAATATTGCTGCACTCCTAACTCCTCAGTCTGGTTTCTACTATGATGTGTGGGTGGATGGGGAGCAAGTCATAACGGCAGAAACTCCTGAAGTAGTCAAGGCCCGCAATGATAATTCTCATGGAACAAATTTCCTTGATTCACCTGAACCCATTTATGGAACTCAGTTCTTGCCAAGGAAATTTAAAATTGCCGTCACTGTGCCTACAGACAACTCGGTTGATATTCTCACAAATGATATTggtgttgttgttgtttctgATGACAAGGGAGAACCTCAGGGATTCAACTTATATGTAAGATGAACAAATCTTAACAGTTTTCATGCTTACTTCTGTGGCTTATAATTGATAGTTTCATATCATTTCTGTTGCAGGTTGGTGGTGGTATGGGAAGAACACATAGGTTGGAGACCACTTTTGCACGACTGGGAGAACCATTAGGTTATGTGCCAAAAGAGGATATATTGTATGCAGTAAAAGCTATTGTTGTTACCCAAcgagaaaatggaagaagagatgATCGGAAGTATAGTAGAATGAAATATTTGATCAGCTCCTGGGGAATTGAAAAGTTTAGAAGTGTGGTTGAGgaatattatggaaaaaaatttgaacctTTCCGCGAGTTGCCGGAGTGGGAATTTAAAAGTTACTTGGGATGGCATGAGCAGGTTCGTTTTGATTGATCtggactttattttatttgatgtcTTTAGTTCCTTCGTAAGGTTTTAAATGATTACATTGTCATGTACTGTCCCTCCTACTTTTAGTTGATACTGTCTCAAGTCATACCTTTATGGCTAATTCATTGCCTTAAATTGCCCCAAACCCATGCCCTGTTTTCTGACCATATACATTTTTTAACAGGGAGATGGCAGTTTATTTTGTGGGCTTCATGTTGATAATGGTCGTATTGGGGGGAAAATGAAGAAGACATTAAGAGAGGTGATAGAGAAGTATAATTTGAGCGTGCGGCTCACACCAAACCAGAACATAATCTTGTGTGATATTCGCAATGCATGGAAGCGCCCCATCACTACAGCTCTTGCTCAGGCTGGTCTACTGGTGAGATATTCATTATTTCAGCAGATATCAATATGATTTTGTGCCTAAGCATTTTCTATTCTGTGAAAATTCAGTCAGAATTGAGTCAACTTGTCACCGAAGTAGGAATTTGTTATTCACCTGCTGTATTGAAATTGAATGCCATCTTTATTATGTGCAATAGATTTCTGAGTAAATGATACGACTGAATATTTTGAAGATAGTTAATGGTGCCCGTACTGTTCattaacaaagca
Coding sequences:
- the LOC133877338 gene encoding sulfite reductase [ferredoxin], chloroplastic, translated to MTTSFGAANTGLLKDPKLQIPSFRGLRSSGSLALTRHARSVSVPSTRPSVIRAVSTPAKPDTASETKRSKVEIFKEQSNYIRYPLNEELLTDAPNVNDAATQIIKFHGSYQQYNRDDRGPKNYSFMLRTKNPCGKVSNQLYLTMDDLADQFGIGTLRLTTRQTFQLHGVVKKDLKTVMSTIIKNMGSTLGACGDLNRNVLAPAAPLTRKDYLFAQQTAENIAALLTPQSGFYYDVWVDGEQVITAETPEVVKARNDNSHGTNFLDSPEPIYGTQFLPRKFKIAVTVPTDNSVDILTNDIGVVVVSDDKGEPQGFNLYVGGGMGRTHRLETTFARLGEPLGYVPKEDILYAVKAIVVTQRENGRRDDRKYSRMKYLISSWGIEKFRSVVEEYYGKKFEPFRELPEWEFKSYLGWHEQGDGSLFCGLHVDNGRIGGKMKKTLREVIEKYNLSVRLTPNQNIILCDIRNAWKRPITTALAQAGLLQPRYVDPLNITAMACPALPMCPLAITEAERGIPDLLKRVRAVFEKVGLKYNESIVIRVTGCPNGCARPYMAELGLVGDGPNSYQIWLGGRPNQTSIARSFMNKVKIQDLEKVLEPLFYHWKRRRQSKESFGDFTIRMGFEKLQELVDKWEGPELAPSRYNLKLFADKETYEAMDKLSKLQNKNAHQLAMEVIRNFVASQQNGKGE